GAAGTCGTCCACGACAAGCAAGCGGTCTATGCGGGCAATCAAACGCTTGTTTTGGACGAAAACGACTATCGGTATGCGGAAGCTGACGCCTCATTCGCAAGTACCCCGTTCGGGATTGTGGATGCTGTTCTCCAGACCAAGCTGTCCGCTGCTGCTGACCGAATTACTTATGGTGCGGTTATTTCCGGGTTTTTGTGCCTGGTTCCAATCGTTGGTCTCATCTGGTGGGTGACGGGCCGGATGTTTGCCCCGCTCCAGGGACTATCTGCGGCAGCGCGGCAAATTGCAGACGGTGATCTTGAGGTCCCTGTAGATGCGACCGAACGCTCAGATGAGATCGGCGAGATGGCGCGCTGTATTGAAGTCTTCAAAGACAACTCGTTAGAGCGCGAGAGGCTGGCCTCTGAACGGAAAGTTGGCCATATTGCCCGCGAGAAGCGCGAGAAGCATATCGATGCGTTGATCAATGGCTTCCGCGCAGAAGCCCAGGGCGTTCTGGAGTTGGTTGAGGCCAATATCGGCCGGGTTGAGGCCGTCACGGCAGAATTGCGTGAACGGTCTGGAGCCGCAGCAGACGAAGGACAAACCGCTGTGGTGTCGTCCGAAAATGCATCTGCAAACGTTCAAGCCGTTGCCTCTGCAACAGAAGAGCTCAATGCTTCGATTTCGGAAATCTCCCGCCAGGTGGAAACGACGGCTGGCATCGTGGCTCAAACAACCACTGCTGCGCAGGTGTCTAACGGCAAAATCTCCGGATTGGCTGACGCCGCCAACCGGATTGGTGACGTGGTCTCCTTGATCTCAGAAATTGCCGAGCAGACCAATCTGCTGGCGCTCAATGCGACGATTGAGGCAGCACGTGCTGGTGAAGCGGGCCGCGGGTTTGCCGTTGTTGCCTCTGAGGTAAAGTCGCTCGCGGGGCAAACGGCCAAGGCGACCGAAGAGATTTCAACGCAGATTGCGGCCATTCAGGCGTCGACCACAGAGGCGGTTGCTGAAATCGCGCGTGTCTCGGATTCCGTTGGTGAAGTCAATGAGTACACATCCACCATCCAGGATGCGGTTCAGCAACAGGGCGCTGCGACGAACGAAATCTCTAGAAACGTCGCCGAAGCTGCCGACGGGACCCGTTCTGTTGCCACCACGGTTGCGTCTCTCAACGATGGTGTGACCGAGAATTCACGCGCGGTCGATGACATGTTGTCCGCGACGA
This window of the Roseibium alexandrii DFL-11 genome carries:
- a CDS encoding methyl-accepting chemotaxis protein; translation: MRKRLSTKLAVMFLAGALTMCIAIVTVTSMLSRDVANGQADAALQSGTKAKLKVAELALGQAADSAKFFASLEDAKNSLMKTLVGWKNLKEGQNAILRGIYVTNNPHSPDERHLLIEPAEGNQYTNNHKVVHPIFQDLVSQGVFSDVALATPDGVITYTYAKGDEFAFHIGDAEISGHPVQIAFSPLFDAVSNETIEAGQIFTSGFMTGEDGKVSMIIATPVFYLDRFFGAAAFSVNMAKFANLVSGSGELEDGEKVFLIDTAGQLVGLDETGAAEVVHDKQAVYAGNQTLVLDENDYRYAEADASFASTPFGIVDAVLQTKLSAAADRITYGAVISGFLCLVPIVGLIWWVTGRMFAPLQGLSAAARQIADGDLEVPVDATERSDEIGEMARCIEVFKDNSLERERLASERKVGHIAREKREKHIDALINGFRAEAQGVLELVEANIGRVEAVTAELRERSGAAADEGQTAVVSSENASANVQAVASATEELNASISEISRQVETTAGIVAQTTTAAQVSNGKISGLADAANRIGDVVSLISEIAEQTNLLALNATIEAARAGEAGRGFAVVASEVKSLAGQTAKATEEISTQIAAIQASTTEAVAEIARVSDSVGEVNEYTSTIQDAVQQQGAATNEISRNVAEAADGTRSVATTVASLNDGVTENSRAVDDMLSATIEMKQQADRLRGSVEKFLNEVAAA